The following proteins come from a genomic window of Athalia rosae chromosome 1, iyAthRosa1.1, whole genome shotgun sequence:
- the LOC105685053 gene encoding regulator of G-protein signaling loco isoform X2, with protein MNMHHNRRKKKRVNYGVRVVELLRGSKGFGFTISGQQPCILSCIVQGSPAENAGLRAGDYLVAVNGHSVSKIPHDDVVRLIGNSKGILRLQIAENYYSDSSDEEGLATVRSKPKYSHKPRTNAVTPAPLQCRIAKVVRDLHSGAMFDAANRNSQNKIQCSHSSLHHRWNMASPLPPPPPPLSLKRDTEKIVHRTVVGYLGTIDIPNQLPPSSMMQVLRKCIKRLKAEKRNPTTVLLTIHVANIKLTNSDNKVIAEYPSFRIIFCNSFSELDKQYFGILTKSVKDNDDIVSNSCHVFTIYYKLIDHAVHSSTCNIFGFTCTKTSELNVCQEFPDSCNGLIGAIQTLYISDTDSESNPYNEEARHHHAASPQPSNVSTSTAHSSNSDSGIGFKDDYGNQSDRNMMADFQERRQYLPNIHVREANTAHSKNGLLSRPRPNESSGSKLTVRAVPDVEWMDDARSNQSRDAAFSFEVNGKHGVSNSGKISNNGEGFGVSMASGMCGDESVDRRGNNTCLGPSAPTLTSMGLPSLMATSEGTQKQESTRAKDILGSQENLDFAINNDRKTPFKCTNDSFSKLSLKVYGVSKSLVHSFEDLKPTMECSSLLHQCSKNEKPRWGSLQEIRNVGNCTSNNCLHRSIESFEKSSNCNGVNSWSSSFEKLLEDPAGLQTFAEFLKKEFSHENIYFWAACERYKDTEDVNSRKRMASQIYRRHLSSSAAEPVNVDSHAAGQITQDLLNEAPAALFLQAQKQVFNLMKFDSYPRFLRSDLYRTCMEAGSSVIRTQDCDLSLIGSPQIKLKKSHSDAEDRSRKSILPWHRKNRSKSKDRGESEYNKTPCRNETIYKSFTTMKKDVDGNSNDDNKSISSSRSSLASWDLALRQSFNKNSISSCEGHSNDKKESHSKCTGLCRVILPDGSTTVVPTSHSESIKDVVTRLLDKRALRYSNYDVLILATEETVNLDYASSILASEEVQVVLTKVLKVDLPSRRIVSIRAHRGRTLREVLRPLLNKYGFNLEVITMWGDGHPVDMDIPAINAPARLTLTLGNEEFHRDVLPLKYPDDIPHSQPRLEEITNKVFKELLVSKSTNKYPYDEGSCKSDDQRSEGSSILSNKFFLRDSTIHGKKKLILFKGKSKSSNTSEKNHQIENAADICSRPQPPLIAKLCNGVKLQLPGRYDGDDLYEGLKRAQRSRLEDQRGTEINFELPEFLKNKENGKHLGKKIRRGRAAPGHIEGNTRFYDSGEDKQSASNITNFETCSTNGNDEMLKSSFHHNLVCEEVSESIDKCFDLTSPLEVTIVDVDQTLTESNIPSQLEHQECSSFKPQFVPLSPTKHSKPPPLPPKPKLLASAIKTGHILSKPSHKIVQTSTTTMIESCENKNIF; from the exons ATGAATATGCACCATAacaggaggaagaaaaagcgcGTCAACTATGGTGTAAGAGTCGTAGAATTACTTCGTGGCAGCAAAGGTTTTGGCTTCACAATATCTGGTCAGCAACCCTGCATTCTGAGCTGCATCGTGCAAGGCAGCCCTGCGGAAAATGCCGGTCTCAGAGCTGGCGATTACCTTGTCGCCGTAAATGGTCATAGTGTTAGTAAAATTCCACACGATGATGTCGTTCGATTGATAGGAAATTCAAAGGGTATTCTGAGATTACAAATTGCTGAAAATTACTACTCAGATTCATCTGACGAGGAGGGACTGGCGACGGTAAGATCCAAGCCTAAATATTCCCACAAACCACGAACCAACGCCGTAACCCCAGCTCCGCTACAATGCAGAATAGCTAAAGTCGTTAGAGACTTGCATAGCGGAGCAATGTTCGATGCAGCTAATCGTAACTctcaaaataaaatacagTGCTCTCACTCGTCACTTCATCATCGATGGAATATGGCTAGTCCTCtgccaccaccacctccgccCTTATCCTTGAAAAGAGACACAGAAAAAATAGTTCATCGAACTGTTGTTGGCTATCTTGGTACCATCGACATTCCCAATCAGTTACCTCCATCATCTATGATGCAG GTCTTAAGGAAGTGCATCAAAAGACTAAAAGCAGAGAAGAGAAATCCAACCACAGTACTACTTACAATACACGTTGCAAACATAAAGTTAACAAATTCAGATAACAAAGTGATTGCTGAGTATCCATCCTTTCGAATAATATTCTGTAACTCATTCTCAGAACTGGATAAACAGTATTTCGGTATCCTAACAAAGTCGGTAAAAGATAATGATGACATAGTATCAAATTCCTGCCATGTTTTTACCATATACTACAAGCTTATAGATCATGCAGTACATTCGAGTACCTGTAACATATTTGGATTTACATGTACAAAAACATCTGAGTTAAACGTTTGTCAAGAATTTCCTGACAGTTGCAACGGTTTAATTGGTGCCATACAAACTCTTTACATATCAGACACAGACAGTGAATCAAATCCCTACAACGAGGAAGCAAGGCATCATCACGCTGCTTCACCTCAACCAAGCAATGTAAGCACGTCTACAGCACACTCCAGTAACAGCGATTCTGGTATAGGCTTCAAGGACGATTATGGCAATCAATCAGACAGGAATATGATGGCTGATTTTCAAGAACGGAGACAGTATCTGCCTAATATACATGTCAGGGAAGCTAATACTGCACATTCCAAGAATGGCTTACTTTCAAGACCTAGACCAAATGAATCTTCAGGCTCTAAATTAACTGTCAGAGCTGTACCTGACGTGGAATGGATGGATGATGCTAGATCAAATCAATCCAGAGATGCTGCGTTTTCATTTGAGGTTAATGGAAAACATGGAGTCTCGAATTCTGGCAAAATCTCCAATAATGGAGAAGGGTTTGGTGTGTCAATGGCATCTGGTATGTGTGGGGATGAAAGTGTGGATAGGAGGGGGAACAACACCTGTCTGGGACCATCTGCTCCTACTTTAACCAGTATGGGGTTGCCTAGTCTGATGGCTACCTCAGAGGGAACTCAGAAGCAGGAAAGTACTCGAGCAAAGGATATTTTAGGATCACAAGAAAATCTTGATTTCGCAATAAACAACGATAGAAAAACACCGTTCAAATGCACGAATGATTCGTTTAGCAAGTTAAGCTTGAAAGTGTACGGTGTTTCAAAATCATTGGTGCATAGCTTTGAGGACTTAAAACCGACCATGGAGTGTTCTTCTCTACTTCATCAATGttctaaaaacgaaaaaccgcGATGGGGAAGCTTACAAGAAATACGAAACGTCGGGAATTGTACTTCGAATAATTGTTTG CACAGGAGTATTGAatcctttgaaaaatccagTAACTGTAACGGCGTAAATTCATGGTCTTCAAGCTTCGAAAAACTTCTCGAAGATCCAGCAGGACTACAAACTTTTGCT gaatttttgaagaaagagTTCAGTCAcgagaatatatatttttgggCAGCTTGTGAGCGATATAAAGACACGGAAGACGTCAATAGCCGAAAAAGAATGGCATCGCAAATATATCGGCGTCATTTATCGAGTTCTGCTGCAGAGCCAGTTAACGTAGACAGTCATGCTGCTGGACAAATTACACAAGACTTGCTCAATGAGGCTCCGGCAGCGTTATTTTTACAG GCACAGAAGCAAGTCTTTAACTTGATGAAGTTCGATAGCTATCCACGATTTTTGAGATCTGATCTATATCGCACGTGCATGGAAGCTGGAAGTAGTGTCATTCGTACCCAAGATTGCGATCTGAGTTTGATAGGTTCACCgcagataaaattgaaaaagagtcACTCCGACGCTGAGGATCGCAGCCGGAAGTCTATTCTGCCATGGCACAGAAAAAACAG GTCCAAATCTAAAGATCGCGGGGAATctgaatataataaaacacCTTGCAGAAATGAAACCATTTACAAAAGTTTCACAACCATGAAAAAGGACGTGGACGGCAACAGTAACGATGACAACAAATCTATATCCAGCAGCCGATCTTCCCTGGCATCATGGGACCTTGCATTAAGACAATCtttcaataaaaat tcCATCTCATCTTGCGAAGGACATTCCAATGATAAGAAAGAATCTCATTCTAAATGTACGGGATTATGCCGGGTAATATTACCTGACGGGTCTACAACTGTAGTGCCAACTAGCCACTCGGAAAGTATTAAAGATGTGGTTACCCGACTTCTCGATAAAAGAGCTCTGCGTTATTCTAACTACGATGTTCTCATACTTGCCACCGAGGAG ACTGTCAATCTGGACTACGCATCTTCTATACTCGCAAGTGAGGAAGTCCAAGTTGTTCTGACAAAAGTATTAAAAGTGGATTTGCCATCCCGTAGAATAGTTAGCATTAGAGCACACAGAGGTAGAACCTTAAGAGAAGTATTAAGACCATTACTGAATAAATATGGATTCAACTTGGAGGTAATCACTATGTGGGGCGATGGCCATCCAGTCGATATGGATATTCCTGCAATAAATGCTCCAGCTCGACTTACATTAACATTAGGCAATGAAG aATTTCACCGAGATGTATTACCTCTAAAATATCCGGACGATATACCACATTCTCAACCAAGGCTGGAGGAAATAACTAACAAAGTCTTCAAAGAACTATTAGTTAGCAAAAGTACAAACAAATACCCATACGACGAAGGCTCATGCAAG tCGGATGACCAACGGTCCGAAGGTTCCTCCATTTTATctaacaaatttttcttacgGGACTCTACGAttcatgggaaaaaaaaa CTAATTTTATTCAAGGGTAAATCAAAGAGCAGTAAtacaagtgaaaaaaatcatcaaatagAAAATGCCGCTGATATATGCTCTCGACCGCAGCCTCCTTTAATCGCTAAATTGTGTAATGGTGTCAAGCTACAACTTCCCGGCAGATACGATGGAGATG ATTTGTACGAAGGGTTGAAGAGAGCTCAAAGATCGCGTCTGGAGGACCAGAGAGGAACTGAAATCAATTTTGAACTACCTGAATTCTTAAAG aataaagaaaatggtAAACATCTCGGCAAAAAGATTCGGAGAGGACGTGCAGCGCCTGGACACATAGAGGGGAACACCAGATTCTATGATTCAGGAGAGGATAAACAGAGCGCTTCCAATATTACTAATTTCGAAACCTGTAGCACAAATGGAAACGATGAAATGCTCAAGTCAAGTTTTCATCACAATTTGGTTTGCGAAGAAGTCAGCGAGTCGATTGACAAATGTTTTGACTTAACAAGTCCTCTCGAAGTTACTATTGTAGACGTCGATCAAACTCTGACTGAAAGTAATATACCATCTCAACTCGAGCATCAAGAGTGCAGTAGCTTTAAGCCACAATTCGTACCCCTGAGTCCTACAAAACATTCAAAACCCCCGCCGCTCCCTCCAAAGCCTAAGCTTCTTGCTAGTGCTATAAAAACCGGTCATATATTATCTAAGCCATCGCATAAAATTGTTCAAACAAGTACTACAACTATGATCGAAtcctgtgaaaataaaaatattttttga
- the LOC105685053 gene encoding regulator of G-protein signaling loco isoform X1 codes for MNMHHNRRKKKRVNYGVRVVELLRGSKGFGFTISGQQPCILSCIVQGSPAENAGLRAGDYLVAVNGHSVSKIPHDDVVRLIGNSKGILRLQIAENYYSDSSDEEGLATVRSKPKYSHKPRTNAVTPAPLQCRIAKVVRDLHSGAMFDAANRNSQNKIQCSHSSLHHRWNMASPLPPPPPPLSLKRDTEKIVHRTVVGYLGTIDIPNQLPPSSMMQVLRKCIKRLKAEKRNPTTVLLTIHVANIKLTNSDNKVIAEYPSFRIIFCNSFSELDKQYFGILTKSVKDNDDIVSNSCHVFTIYYKLIDHAVHSSTCNIFGFTCTKTSELNVCQEFPDSCNGLIGAIQTLYISDTDSESNPYNEEARHHHAASPQPSNVSTSTAHSSNSDSGIGFKDDYGNQSDRNMMADFQERRQYLPNIHVREANTAHSKNGLLSRPRPNESSGSKLTVRAVPDVEWMDDARSNQSRDAAFSFEVNGKHGVSNSGKISNNGEGFGVSMASGMCGDESVDRRGNNTCLGPSAPTLTSMGLPSLMATSEGTQKQESTRAKDILGSQENLDFAINNDRKTPFKCTNDSFSKLSLKVYGVSKSLVHSFEDLKPTMECSSLLHQCSKNEKPRWGSLQEIRNVGNCTSNNCLHRSIESFEKSSNCNGVNSWSSSFEKLLEDPAGLQTFAEFLKKEFSHENIYFWAACERYKDTEDVNSRKRMASQIYRRHLSSSAAEPVNVDSHAAGQITQDLLNEAPAALFLQAQKQVFNLMKFDSYPRFLRSDLYRTCMEAGSSVIRTQDCDLSLIGSPQIKLKKSHSDAEDRSRKSILPWHRKNRSKSKDRGESEYNKTPCRNETIYKSFTTMKKDVDGNSNDDNKSISSSRSSLASWDLALRQSFNKNSISSCEGHSNDKKESHSKCTGLCRVILPDGSTTVVPTSHSESIKDVVTRLLDKRALRYSNYDVLILATEETVNLDYASSILASEEVQVVLTKVLKVDLPSRRIVSIRAHRGRTLREVLRPLLNKYGFNLEVITMWGDGHPVDMDIPAINAPARLTLTLGNEEFHRDVLPLKYPDDIPHSQPRLEEITNKVFKELLVSKSTNKYPYDEGSCKSDDQRSEGSSILSNKFFLRDSTIHGKKKLILFKGKSKSSNTSEKNHQIENAADICSRPQPPLIAKLCNGVKLQLPGRYDGDGFSDLYEGLKRAQRSRLEDQRGTEINFELPEFLKNKENGKHLGKKIRRGRAAPGHIEGNTRFYDSGEDKQSASNITNFETCSTNGNDEMLKSSFHHNLVCEEVSESIDKCFDLTSPLEVTIVDVDQTLTESNIPSQLEHQECSSFKPQFVPLSPTKHSKPPPLPPKPKLLASAIKTGHILSKPSHKIVQTSTTTMIESCENKNIF; via the exons ATGAATATGCACCATAacaggaggaagaaaaagcgcGTCAACTATGGTGTAAGAGTCGTAGAATTACTTCGTGGCAGCAAAGGTTTTGGCTTCACAATATCTGGTCAGCAACCCTGCATTCTGAGCTGCATCGTGCAAGGCAGCCCTGCGGAAAATGCCGGTCTCAGAGCTGGCGATTACCTTGTCGCCGTAAATGGTCATAGTGTTAGTAAAATTCCACACGATGATGTCGTTCGATTGATAGGAAATTCAAAGGGTATTCTGAGATTACAAATTGCTGAAAATTACTACTCAGATTCATCTGACGAGGAGGGACTGGCGACGGTAAGATCCAAGCCTAAATATTCCCACAAACCACGAACCAACGCCGTAACCCCAGCTCCGCTACAATGCAGAATAGCTAAAGTCGTTAGAGACTTGCATAGCGGAGCAATGTTCGATGCAGCTAATCGTAACTctcaaaataaaatacagTGCTCTCACTCGTCACTTCATCATCGATGGAATATGGCTAGTCCTCtgccaccaccacctccgccCTTATCCTTGAAAAGAGACACAGAAAAAATAGTTCATCGAACTGTTGTTGGCTATCTTGGTACCATCGACATTCCCAATCAGTTACCTCCATCATCTATGATGCAG GTCTTAAGGAAGTGCATCAAAAGACTAAAAGCAGAGAAGAGAAATCCAACCACAGTACTACTTACAATACACGTTGCAAACATAAAGTTAACAAATTCAGATAACAAAGTGATTGCTGAGTATCCATCCTTTCGAATAATATTCTGTAACTCATTCTCAGAACTGGATAAACAGTATTTCGGTATCCTAACAAAGTCGGTAAAAGATAATGATGACATAGTATCAAATTCCTGCCATGTTTTTACCATATACTACAAGCTTATAGATCATGCAGTACATTCGAGTACCTGTAACATATTTGGATTTACATGTACAAAAACATCTGAGTTAAACGTTTGTCAAGAATTTCCTGACAGTTGCAACGGTTTAATTGGTGCCATACAAACTCTTTACATATCAGACACAGACAGTGAATCAAATCCCTACAACGAGGAAGCAAGGCATCATCACGCTGCTTCACCTCAACCAAGCAATGTAAGCACGTCTACAGCACACTCCAGTAACAGCGATTCTGGTATAGGCTTCAAGGACGATTATGGCAATCAATCAGACAGGAATATGATGGCTGATTTTCAAGAACGGAGACAGTATCTGCCTAATATACATGTCAGGGAAGCTAATACTGCACATTCCAAGAATGGCTTACTTTCAAGACCTAGACCAAATGAATCTTCAGGCTCTAAATTAACTGTCAGAGCTGTACCTGACGTGGAATGGATGGATGATGCTAGATCAAATCAATCCAGAGATGCTGCGTTTTCATTTGAGGTTAATGGAAAACATGGAGTCTCGAATTCTGGCAAAATCTCCAATAATGGAGAAGGGTTTGGTGTGTCAATGGCATCTGGTATGTGTGGGGATGAAAGTGTGGATAGGAGGGGGAACAACACCTGTCTGGGACCATCTGCTCCTACTTTAACCAGTATGGGGTTGCCTAGTCTGATGGCTACCTCAGAGGGAACTCAGAAGCAGGAAAGTACTCGAGCAAAGGATATTTTAGGATCACAAGAAAATCTTGATTTCGCAATAAACAACGATAGAAAAACACCGTTCAAATGCACGAATGATTCGTTTAGCAAGTTAAGCTTGAAAGTGTACGGTGTTTCAAAATCATTGGTGCATAGCTTTGAGGACTTAAAACCGACCATGGAGTGTTCTTCTCTACTTCATCAATGttctaaaaacgaaaaaccgcGATGGGGAAGCTTACAAGAAATACGAAACGTCGGGAATTGTACTTCGAATAATTGTTTG CACAGGAGTATTGAatcctttgaaaaatccagTAACTGTAACGGCGTAAATTCATGGTCTTCAAGCTTCGAAAAACTTCTCGAAGATCCAGCAGGACTACAAACTTTTGCT gaatttttgaagaaagagTTCAGTCAcgagaatatatatttttgggCAGCTTGTGAGCGATATAAAGACACGGAAGACGTCAATAGCCGAAAAAGAATGGCATCGCAAATATATCGGCGTCATTTATCGAGTTCTGCTGCAGAGCCAGTTAACGTAGACAGTCATGCTGCTGGACAAATTACACAAGACTTGCTCAATGAGGCTCCGGCAGCGTTATTTTTACAG GCACAGAAGCAAGTCTTTAACTTGATGAAGTTCGATAGCTATCCACGATTTTTGAGATCTGATCTATATCGCACGTGCATGGAAGCTGGAAGTAGTGTCATTCGTACCCAAGATTGCGATCTGAGTTTGATAGGTTCACCgcagataaaattgaaaaagagtcACTCCGACGCTGAGGATCGCAGCCGGAAGTCTATTCTGCCATGGCACAGAAAAAACAG GTCCAAATCTAAAGATCGCGGGGAATctgaatataataaaacacCTTGCAGAAATGAAACCATTTACAAAAGTTTCACAACCATGAAAAAGGACGTGGACGGCAACAGTAACGATGACAACAAATCTATATCCAGCAGCCGATCTTCCCTGGCATCATGGGACCTTGCATTAAGACAATCtttcaataaaaat tcCATCTCATCTTGCGAAGGACATTCCAATGATAAGAAAGAATCTCATTCTAAATGTACGGGATTATGCCGGGTAATATTACCTGACGGGTCTACAACTGTAGTGCCAACTAGCCACTCGGAAAGTATTAAAGATGTGGTTACCCGACTTCTCGATAAAAGAGCTCTGCGTTATTCTAACTACGATGTTCTCATACTTGCCACCGAGGAG ACTGTCAATCTGGACTACGCATCTTCTATACTCGCAAGTGAGGAAGTCCAAGTTGTTCTGACAAAAGTATTAAAAGTGGATTTGCCATCCCGTAGAATAGTTAGCATTAGAGCACACAGAGGTAGAACCTTAAGAGAAGTATTAAGACCATTACTGAATAAATATGGATTCAACTTGGAGGTAATCACTATGTGGGGCGATGGCCATCCAGTCGATATGGATATTCCTGCAATAAATGCTCCAGCTCGACTTACATTAACATTAGGCAATGAAG aATTTCACCGAGATGTATTACCTCTAAAATATCCGGACGATATACCACATTCTCAACCAAGGCTGGAGGAAATAACTAACAAAGTCTTCAAAGAACTATTAGTTAGCAAAAGTACAAACAAATACCCATACGACGAAGGCTCATGCAAG tCGGATGACCAACGGTCCGAAGGTTCCTCCATTTTATctaacaaatttttcttacgGGACTCTACGAttcatgggaaaaaaaaa CTAATTTTATTCAAGGGTAAATCAAAGAGCAGTAAtacaagtgaaaaaaatcatcaaatagAAAATGCCGCTGATATATGCTCTCGACCGCAGCCTCCTTTAATCGCTAAATTGTGTAATGGTGTCAAGCTACAACTTCCCGGCAGATACGATGGAGATG GGTTTTCAGATTTGTACGAAGGGTTGAAGAGAGCTCAAAGATCGCGTCTGGAGGACCAGAGAGGAACTGAAATCAATTTTGAACTACCTGAATTCTTAAAG aataaagaaaatggtAAACATCTCGGCAAAAAGATTCGGAGAGGACGTGCAGCGCCTGGACACATAGAGGGGAACACCAGATTCTATGATTCAGGAGAGGATAAACAGAGCGCTTCCAATATTACTAATTTCGAAACCTGTAGCACAAATGGAAACGATGAAATGCTCAAGTCAAGTTTTCATCACAATTTGGTTTGCGAAGAAGTCAGCGAGTCGATTGACAAATGTTTTGACTTAACAAGTCCTCTCGAAGTTACTATTGTAGACGTCGATCAAACTCTGACTGAAAGTAATATACCATCTCAACTCGAGCATCAAGAGTGCAGTAGCTTTAAGCCACAATTCGTACCCCTGAGTCCTACAAAACATTCAAAACCCCCGCCGCTCCCTCCAAAGCCTAAGCTTCTTGCTAGTGCTATAAAAACCGGTCATATATTATCTAAGCCATCGCATAAAATTGTTCAAACAAGTACTACAACTATGATCGAAtcctgtgaaaataaaaatattttttga